From the SAR202 cluster bacterium genome, one window contains:
- the tnpA gene encoding IS200/IS605 family transposase, which produces MPQSLSRVLVHLLFTTKDRAPLLKAEVRAELHPYLTTILRDNNCPPLNVVGPEDHVHLFFGLSRTRSIAEVVEAVKTSSSKWLKSKGPDLAAFRWQGGYGAFSVSESGAQAVVKYIYNRVEHHKKQSFQDEFRLLLERYKVEYDERYVWD; this is translated from the coding sequence GTGCCGCAATCGTTGTCTCGTGTCCTCGTCCACCTCTTATTCACCACAAAAGACCGCGCGCCACTCTTGAAAGCCGAGGTGCGGGCGGAGTTGCACCCCTATCTGACCACAATCCTGAGAGACAACAATTGCCCTCCCCTGAACGTCGTCGGCCCGGAAGACCATGTGCACCTCTTTTTCGGCCTTTCGAGGACCCGGTCAATCGCCGAGGTTGTCGAGGCCGTCAAGACCAGCTCTTCGAAGTGGCTAAAGTCGAAGGGGCCGGATCTCGCCGCCTTCAGATGGCAAGGCGGATACGGGGCATTTTCGGTGAGCGAGTCGGGAGCGCAGGCGGTTGTGAAATACATCTATAACCGGGTGGAGCACCACAAGAAGCAGAGTTTTCAGGACGAGTTTCGGCTGCTCCTGGAACGGTACAAGGTTGAGTATGACGAGCGGTATGTGTGGGATTAA